One genomic segment of Burkholderia pyrrocinia includes these proteins:
- a CDS encoding efflux RND transporter periplasmic adaptor subunit, translating into MRVERVPYRLITVAAAAVFLAACGKKESAPPPQTPEVGVVTVQPQAVPVFSELPGRTSAFLVAQVRARVDGIVLRREFTEGTDVKAGQRLYKIDPAPYIAALNSAKATLAKAQANLVTQNALVARYKVLVAANAVSKQDYDNAVATQGQAAADVASGKAAVDTAQINLGYTDVVSPITGRVGISQVTPGAYVQASQATLMSTVQQLDPVYVDLTQSSLEGLKLRQDVQSGRLKTTGPGAAKVSLILEDGKTYAEPGKLQFSDVTVDQATGSVTIRAVFPNPGRVLLPGMFVRARIEEGVNENAFLVPQIGVTHDQKGQAIAMVVNAGNKVEPRPLKTTGMQGQNWIVEGGLEAGDHVIVQGGEKVRPGATVKSVPAQLAQAADAASGTAAATAAPAAAGSGAAAASGAAASGAAPASAAAASSAQ; encoded by the coding sequence ATGCGCGTCGAACGGGTTCCATACCGCTTGATCACTGTCGCGGCAGCCGCGGTTTTCCTGGCTGCATGCGGAAAAAAAGAATCGGCACCGCCGCCGCAAACGCCTGAAGTCGGCGTCGTCACCGTCCAGCCGCAAGCCGTACCGGTCTTCAGCGAGCTGCCGGGTCGCACCAGCGCGTTCCTCGTCGCGCAGGTCCGCGCGCGGGTCGACGGCATCGTGCTGCGCCGCGAATTCACCGAAGGCACCGACGTCAAGGCCGGCCAGCGTCTCTACAAGATCGATCCGGCGCCGTATATCGCCGCGCTGAACAGCGCGAAGGCGACGCTCGCGAAGGCGCAGGCGAACCTCGTCACGCAGAACGCGCTGGTCGCGCGCTACAAGGTGCTGGTGGCCGCGAACGCGGTCAGCAAGCAGGATTACGACAACGCGGTGGCCACGCAAGGGCAGGCCGCGGCGGACGTCGCGTCCGGCAAGGCGGCGGTCGATACCGCGCAGATCAACCTCGGCTACACCGACGTGGTTTCGCCGATCACGGGCCGTGTCGGCATTTCGCAAGTGACGCCGGGCGCGTACGTGCAGGCGAGCCAGGCGACGCTGATGTCGACCGTGCAGCAGCTCGACCCCGTGTACGTGGACCTCACGCAATCGAGCCTCGAAGGCCTGAAGCTGCGCCAGGACGTGCAGAGCGGCCGCCTGAAGACGACCGGCCCGGGCGCGGCGAAGGTGTCGCTGATCCTCGAGGACGGCAAGACCTATGCGGAGCCGGGCAAGCTGCAGTTCTCGGACGTGACGGTCGACCAGGCCACCGGCTCGGTGACGATCCGTGCGGTCTTCCCGAACCCGGGCAGGGTGCTGCTGCCGGGGATGTTCGTGCGCGCGCGGATCGAGGAAGGTGTGAACGAGAACGCGTTCCTGGTGCCGCAGATCGGCGTCACGCATGACCAGAAGGGCCAGGCGATCGCGATGGTGGTGAACGCCGGCAACAAGGTCGAGCCGCGTCCGCTGAAGACGACGGGCATGCAGGGCCAGAACTGGATCGTCGAAGGCGGTCTGGAAGCGGGCGATCACGTGATCGTGCAGGGCGGCGAGAAGGTGCGCCCGGGTGCGACCGTGAAGTCGGTGCCGGCGCAGCTCGCGCAGGCGGCCGATGCCGCATCGGGCACCGCCGCCGCAACCGCCGCACCGGCTGCCGCCGGTTCCGGCGCCGCTGCCGCTTCCGGTGCCGCCGCATCGGGCGCCGCGCCGGCGAGTGCTGCCGCTGCTTCGAGCGCGCAATAA
- a CDS encoding helix-turn-helix domain-containing protein, whose amino-acid sequence MFAVASPASPAPTVVAVIAYDGISPFHLSVPSVVFGKERDAAASPAFEFRVCSAERGPLATTGGFTITAPYGLDALDDADIVIVPAWRDPDEAPPDELLDAVRAVAARGAQLVGLCLGAYVLAAAGLLDGRPATTHWAWADDFAQRFPRVKLDPDVLYVDDGNLMTSAGTAAGLDCCLHVVRRRFGSDAANRIARRLVIPPHRQGGQAQYVPQPVAAHPRDARLAGLLDWVRAHLDDAHSVDSLAERVLMSRRTFTRHFRQATGTTVTAWLQAERLARAQHLLETTGQSIDAIAQAAGYGSSVSLRQHFAGALGTSPSAYRREFRGAGAGADAGQ is encoded by the coding sequence ATGTTCGCCGTCGCGTCACCCGCCTCGCCCGCCCCGACCGTCGTCGCCGTGATCGCCTACGACGGCATCAGCCCGTTCCACCTGTCGGTGCCGTCCGTCGTGTTCGGCAAGGAACGCGACGCGGCCGCGTCGCCCGCGTTCGAGTTCCGCGTCTGCTCGGCCGAGCGCGGCCCGCTCGCGACGACGGGCGGCTTCACGATCACCGCGCCGTACGGGCTCGACGCACTCGACGACGCGGACATCGTCATCGTGCCGGCCTGGCGCGACCCGGACGAAGCGCCGCCCGACGAACTGCTCGACGCCGTGCGCGCGGTCGCCGCCCGCGGCGCGCAGCTCGTCGGGCTGTGCCTCGGCGCCTACGTACTCGCCGCGGCCGGCCTGCTCGACGGCCGCCCGGCCACGACGCACTGGGCGTGGGCCGACGATTTCGCGCAACGCTTTCCGCGCGTGAAGCTCGATCCCGACGTGCTGTACGTGGACGACGGCAACCTGATGACGTCGGCCGGCACGGCCGCGGGGCTCGACTGCTGCCTGCACGTCGTGCGGCGGCGCTTCGGCTCGGACGCCGCGAACCGGATCGCACGCCGCCTCGTGATCCCGCCGCACCGCCAGGGCGGGCAGGCCCAGTACGTGCCGCAGCCCGTCGCCGCGCACCCGCGCGATGCGCGGCTCGCGGGCCTGCTCGACTGGGTGCGCGCGCACCTCGACGACGCGCACAGCGTCGATTCGCTTGCCGAACGCGTGCTGATGAGCCGGCGCACGTTCACCCGCCACTTCCGCCAGGCGACGGGCACGACCGTCACCGCGTGGCTGCAGGCCGAGCGGCTCGCGCGCGCGCAGCATCTGCTGGAAACCACCGGACAATCGATCGACGCGATCGCACAGGCGGCCGGCTACGGGTCGAGCGTGTCGCTGCGCCAGCATTTCGCGGGCGCGCTCGGCACGTCGCCGTCTGCGTATCGAAGGGAATTCCGCGGCGCCGGAGCCGGTGCCGATGCGGGGCAGTAA
- a CDS encoding cysteine hydrolase family protein, whose translation MSNAVPLSTSHPAARCPLPAARRALIVIDVQNEYVTGNLPIEYPPVDVSLANIGRAIDAAHAARVPVIVVQHVAPAGAPIFAPGTDGVALHAVVAGRPYAHLIEKAQASAFAGTDLAAWLDAHGIDTLAVAGYMTHNCNASTVYHAAHAGLNVEYLDDATGALPYENEAGAASAEEIHRAYTVVFQSNFAAVMSTDAWIEGLAGAPMPKRDSVAASNRRARAHRAKAA comes from the coding sequence ATGTCGAACGCCGTCCCGCTTTCCACTTCTCATCCCGCTGCCCGCTGCCCGCTGCCCGCTGCCCGCCGTGCGCTGATCGTGATCGACGTCCAGAACGAATACGTGACGGGCAACCTGCCGATCGAATATCCGCCGGTCGACGTGTCGCTCGCGAACATCGGCCGAGCGATCGACGCCGCGCATGCGGCCCGCGTGCCCGTGATCGTCGTCCAGCACGTCGCGCCGGCCGGCGCGCCGATCTTCGCGCCCGGCACCGACGGCGTTGCGCTGCACGCGGTCGTCGCCGGCCGGCCGTATGCGCACCTGATCGAGAAGGCGCAGGCGAGCGCGTTTGCCGGGACCGATCTGGCCGCATGGCTCGACGCGCACGGGATCGACACGCTCGCGGTGGCCGGCTACATGACGCACAACTGCAATGCGTCGACGGTCTATCACGCGGCGCACGCGGGGCTGAATGTCGAGTACCTGGACGATGCGACGGGCGCGTTGCCGTACGAGAACGAAGCGGGCGCGGCGAGCGCCGAAGAGATTCACCGCGCGTACACGGTGGTGTTCCAGTCGAATTTCGCGGCCGTGATGTCGACCGACGCGTGGATCGAGGGGCTGGCCGGCGCGCCGATGCCGAAGCGCGATTCGGTGGCCGCGTCGAACCGGCGGGCCCGCGCGCATCGCGCGAAGGCGGCCTGA
- a CDS encoding DegQ family serine endoprotease — translation MNTRFLARGAVAVAVAAALSAGYFAGTRRADPQIITPAQAAALMPAEAAAKTGIPDFSGLVETYGPAVVNISAKHVVKQVARRVPQPQLPIDPSDPFYQFFKHFYGQVPGMGGDAQPDDQPSASLGSGFVVSSDGYILTNAHVIDGANVVTVRLTDKREYKAKVVGSDKQSDVAVLKIDASGLPTVKIGDPAQSKVGQWVVAIGSPYGFDNTVTSGIISAKSRALPDENYTPFIQTDVPVNPGNSGGPLFNLQGEVIGINSMIYSQTGGFQGLSFAIPINEAIKVKDELVKTGHVSRGRLGVAVQGLNQTLASSFGLQKPDGALVSSVDSNGPAAKAGLQPGDVILSVNGSPVADSTSLPAQIANLKPGSKADLQIWRDKSKKSISVTLGAMADAKLASNDSGPVEQGRLGVAVRPLSPQERSADNLSHGLIVQQAGGPAANAGIQPGDVILAVNGRPVTSPEQLRDAVKGAGNSLALLIQRDNAQIFVPVDLS, via the coding sequence ATGAACACCCGATTCCTTGCGCGCGGCGCCGTCGCGGTCGCCGTGGCGGCCGCCCTTTCGGCCGGTTACTTCGCCGGCACCCGCCGCGCCGATCCGCAGATCATCACGCCTGCGCAGGCGGCCGCGCTGATGCCGGCCGAAGCGGCCGCGAAGACCGGCATCCCCGATTTCTCGGGGCTGGTCGAGACCTACGGCCCGGCGGTCGTGAACATCAGCGCGAAGCACGTCGTGAAGCAGGTGGCGCGGCGCGTGCCGCAGCCGCAACTGCCGATCGACCCGAGCGACCCGTTCTACCAGTTCTTCAAGCACTTCTACGGCCAGGTGCCGGGGATGGGCGGCGACGCGCAGCCGGACGACCAGCCGAGCGCGAGTCTCGGTTCCGGGTTCGTTGTCAGCTCCGACGGGTACATCCTCACCAATGCGCACGTGATCGACGGCGCGAACGTCGTCACGGTCAGGCTGACCGACAAGCGCGAATACAAGGCGAAGGTCGTCGGATCGGACAAGCAGTCCGACGTCGCGGTGCTGAAGATCGACGCGAGCGGCCTGCCGACCGTGAAGATCGGCGATCCGGCGCAGAGCAAGGTCGGCCAGTGGGTCGTCGCGATCGGTTCGCCGTACGGCTTCGACAACACGGTCACGTCGGGCATCATCAGCGCGAAGTCGCGCGCGCTGCCGGACGAGAACTACACGCCGTTCATCCAGACCGACGTGCCGGTGAACCCCGGCAACTCGGGGGGTCCGCTGTTCAACCTGCAGGGCGAGGTGATCGGCATCAACTCGATGATCTACTCGCAGACGGGCGGCTTCCAGGGCCTGTCGTTCGCGATCCCGATCAACGAGGCGATCAAGGTGAAGGACGAGCTCGTGAAGACGGGCCACGTGAGCCGCGGCCGCCTCGGCGTCGCCGTGCAGGGGCTGAACCAGACGCTGGCGAGCTCGTTCGGGCTGCAGAAGCCGGACGGCGCGCTCGTCAGTTCGGTCGACTCGAACGGCCCGGCCGCGAAGGCGGGCCTGCAGCCGGGCGACGTGATCCTGTCGGTCAACGGCTCGCCGGTTGCCGATTCGACGTCGCTGCCCGCGCAGATCGCGAACCTGAAGCCGGGTTCGAAGGCCGACCTGCAGATCTGGCGCGACAAGTCGAAGAAGTCGATCAGCGTGACGCTCGGCGCGATGGCCGATGCGAAACTCGCGTCGAACGACAGCGGGCCGGTCGAGCAGGGCCGCCTGGGCGTCGCGGTGCGTCCGCTGTCGCCGCAGGAGCGCAGTGCCGACAACCTGTCGCACGGGCTGATCGTGCAGCAGGCTGGCGGGCCGGCCGCCAATGCGGGCATCCAGCCCGGCGACGTGATCCTCGCGGTCAACGGCCGCCCGGTCACGAGCCCCGAGCAGTTGCGCGACGCGGTCAAGGGCGCGGGCAACAGTCTTGCGCTGCTGATCCAGCGCGATAATGCACAGATATTCGTGCCGGTCGACCTGAGCTGA
- a CDS encoding carboxypeptidase-like regulatory domain-containing protein, with translation MQYLRNVSRFAVAAALAAGFAAGATGAYAQSDGLPAARQEGDVTFVSGGVGQDESTAFQRNEAKWPLALRFTGKGGEFLADVHVRIVDGKGAEVLKTDARGPYMLVQVPPGRYTVYATYQGNEESRAVTVGAKGGAKTAFQWSAQ, from the coding sequence ATGCAATATCTACGCAACGTGTCCCGATTTGCCGTTGCCGCGGCGTTGGCCGCCGGCTTCGCAGCCGGCGCGACCGGCGCGTACGCGCAGTCGGACGGCTTGCCCGCCGCGCGCCAGGAGGGCGACGTCACCTTCGTGTCCGGCGGCGTCGGGCAGGACGAATCGACGGCGTTCCAGCGCAACGAGGCGAAGTGGCCGCTGGCGCTGCGCTTCACCGGCAAGGGCGGCGAGTTCCTGGCCGACGTCCATGTGCGGATCGTCGACGGCAAGGGTGCCGAAGTGCTGAAAACCGACGCGCGCGGGCCGTACATGCTCGTGCAGGTGCCGCCGGGGCGCTATACGGTGTATGCGACGTACCAGGGCAACGAAGAATCCCGCGCCGTCACGGTCGGCGCGAAGGGCGGCGCGAAAACCGCATTCCAGTGGAGCGCGCAGTAG
- a CDS encoding DUF427 domain-containing protein, which produces MSDAADPRPEIVPNRHRVRVIHRGITYADSHGALTVREAGQPDTHYLPRGDVNMRRLVKSGVTTACPFRGQAVHFDLQTEDGVIENAAWSYEEPKEAAAALAHYVAFDAARIDSLVETS; this is translated from the coding sequence ATGTCCGATGCTGCCGACCCTCGTCCCGAAATCGTGCCGAACCGCCATCGCGTGCGGGTGATCCATCGCGGCATCACCTACGCCGATTCGCACGGCGCGCTGACCGTGCGCGAAGCCGGGCAGCCGGACACTCATTACCTGCCGCGCGGCGACGTCAACATGCGCAGGCTCGTGAAATCGGGCGTCACGACGGCCTGCCCGTTCAGGGGACAGGCCGTGCATTTCGATTTGCAGACGGAAGACGGCGTGATCGAGAACGCCGCATGGAGTTACGAGGAACCGAAGGAGGCGGCGGCTGCGCTCGCGCACTACGTCGCCTTCGATGCCGCACGGATCGACAGTCTCGTCGAGACGTCCTGA
- a CDS encoding TetR family transcriptional regulator, translating to MVRRTKEEALETRNSILDAAEHVFFEKGVSHTSLADIAQHAGVTRGAIYWHFANKSELFDAMFDRVFLPIDELKRMPLDAPGGNPLEKIRKILIWCLLGVQRDSQLRRVFSILFMKCEYVADMEPLLQRNRAGMSEALHAIDADLAVAVRQKRLPDRLDTWRATLMLHTLVSGFVRDMLMLPDEIDAEQHAEKLVDGCFDMLRYSPAMLKEGD from the coding sequence ATGGTCAGACGTACCAAGGAGGAGGCGCTCGAGACGCGCAACAGCATTCTCGATGCCGCCGAACACGTGTTCTTCGAGAAGGGCGTGTCGCACACGTCGCTCGCGGACATCGCCCAGCACGCCGGCGTCACGCGCGGCGCGATCTACTGGCATTTCGCGAACAAGAGCGAGCTGTTCGACGCGATGTTCGACCGCGTGTTTCTGCCGATCGACGAGCTGAAGCGGATGCCGCTCGACGCGCCGGGCGGCAATCCGCTCGAGAAGATCCGCAAGATCCTGATCTGGTGCCTGCTTGGCGTGCAGCGCGACTCGCAGTTGCGGCGCGTGTTCAGCATCCTGTTCATGAAGTGCGAGTACGTCGCGGACATGGAGCCGCTGCTGCAGCGCAATCGCGCCGGGATGAGCGAGGCACTGCACGCGATCGACGCCGATCTCGCGGTGGCCGTCCGGCAGAAGCGGCTGCCCGATCGGCTCGACACCTGGCGCGCGACCCTGATGCTGCACACGCTCGTCAGCGGTTTCGTGCGCGACATGCTGATGCTGCCCGACGAGATCGACGCCGAGCAGCATGCGGAAAAGCTCGTCGACGGCTGCTTCGACATGCTGCGCTACAGCCCGGCGATGCTGAAGGAAGGCGACTGA
- a CDS encoding response regulator: MRILLVEDDRMIAEGVRKALRSDGFAVDWVQDGDAALTALGGETYDLLLLDLGLPKRDGIDVLRTLRARGLSLPVLIVTARDAVADRVKGLDAGADDYLVKPFDLDELGARMRALIRRQAGRSESLIRHGALTLDPASHQVTLDGAPVALSAREFALLEALLARPGAVLSKSQLEEKMYGWGEEIGSNTVEVYIHALRKKLGSDLIRNVRGLGYMVVKES; encoded by the coding sequence ATGCGGATTCTGCTTGTCGAAGACGACCGAATGATTGCCGAGGGCGTGCGCAAGGCGCTGCGCTCGGACGGCTTTGCGGTCGACTGGGTGCAGGACGGCGACGCAGCGCTCACGGCGCTCGGCGGCGAGACTTACGACCTGCTGCTGCTCGACCTCGGCCTGCCGAAGCGCGACGGCATCGACGTGCTGCGCACGCTGCGCGCACGCGGGCTGTCGCTGCCGGTGCTGATCGTCACCGCGCGCGACGCGGTCGCCGATCGCGTGAAGGGGCTCGACGCCGGCGCCGACGACTACCTCGTCAAGCCGTTCGACCTCGACGAGCTGGGCGCGCGGATGCGCGCGCTGATTCGCCGCCAGGCCGGGCGCAGCGAGTCGCTGATCCGCCACGGCGCGCTGACGCTCGATCCCGCGTCGCACCAGGTGACGCTCGACGGCGCGCCCGTCGCGCTGTCCGCGCGCGAGTTCGCGCTGCTCGAGGCGCTGCTCGCGCGGCCCGGCGCGGTGCTGTCGAAGAGCCAGCTCGAGGAGAAGATGTACGGCTGGGGTGAGGAGATCGGCAGCAACACGGTCGAGGTCTACATCCACGCACTGCGCAAGAAGCTCGGCTCGGACCTGATCCGCAACGTGCGCGGGCTCGGCTACATGGTCGTCAAGGAAAGCTGA
- the dacB gene encoding D-alanyl-D-alanine carboxypeptidase/D-alanyl-D-alanine endopeptidase, with translation MPISVLSARFAPRSRVCLRAAAVIATCTALAFAPAAQARKHARKEARKTAVVSPAARAAGLPASVLVALQRAKVPASAMSVVVERVGDPEPLIAWNASRPMLPASTMKLVTTFSGLSILGPDFRWRTTAYTDGTVDPDGTLQGNLYIKGTGDPKLVPEELIDLVDKLRKAGVKRVAGGLVLDKSYFAASTRDLPSFDDDASAPYNVGPDPLLYAFKAVSFTVTPGDDGKVAVDVLPPLADLSIDNQLVEGTGSCSAAAAAARPTLTAGAGMMTASFAGDYPLRCGAHTTNLAILDHTTFFARGFLALWRQDGGTIAGPVSEGKVPTTARPLAVHHSPVLGSIVYDINKFSNNVMARNLFLTIGAVSGKPPATPEQSSRAIQAFLQKNGIAMPDLVLENGSGLSREEHVSALSLAALLQAANASPVAQAFIDSLPIAGIDGTMKNRLTNAGVLGNAHIKTGTLRDVRAIAGYVAGTDGQSYIVVSFINNDHAEGARAAHDSLLEWIYAGAH, from the coding sequence ATGCCGATTTCCGTCCTTTCCGCCCGGTTCGCCCCCCGTTCCCGCGTCTGCCTGCGCGCAGCCGCCGTCATCGCCACCTGCACGGCCCTCGCCTTCGCGCCGGCCGCGCAAGCCCGCAAGCACGCCCGCAAGGAAGCGCGCAAGACCGCCGTCGTGTCGCCCGCCGCGCGCGCGGCCGGCCTGCCGGCGTCGGTGCTCGTCGCGCTGCAGCGCGCGAAGGTGCCGGCGTCGGCGATGAGCGTCGTCGTCGAGCGTGTCGGCGACCCGGAACCGCTGATCGCGTGGAATGCGAGCCGGCCGATGCTGCCGGCGTCGACGATGAAGCTCGTCACGACCTTCTCGGGCCTGTCGATCCTCGGCCCCGACTTCCGCTGGCGCACGACCGCCTACACGGACGGCACGGTCGACCCCGACGGCACGCTGCAGGGCAACCTGTACATCAAGGGCACCGGCGATCCGAAGCTCGTGCCGGAAGAGCTGATCGACCTCGTCGACAAGCTCCGCAAGGCTGGCGTCAAGCGCGTGGCCGGCGGCCTCGTGCTCGACAAGAGCTATTTCGCGGCGTCGACGCGCGACCTGCCGTCGTTCGACGACGACGCAAGCGCGCCGTACAACGTCGGCCCCGACCCGCTGCTGTACGCGTTCAAGGCCGTGTCGTTCACGGTCACGCCGGGCGACGACGGCAAGGTGGCCGTCGACGTGCTGCCGCCGCTCGCGGACCTGTCGATCGACAACCAACTAGTCGAAGGCACGGGCTCGTGCAGCGCGGCCGCCGCGGCCGCGCGCCCGACGCTGACGGCCGGCGCCGGGATGATGACCGCGTCGTTCGCCGGCGACTATCCGCTGCGTTGCGGCGCGCACACGACCAACCTCGCGATCCTCGATCACACGACGTTCTTCGCGCGCGGCTTCCTTGCGCTGTGGCGGCAGGACGGCGGCACGATCGCGGGGCCGGTGAGCGAAGGCAAGGTGCCGACCACCGCGCGGCCGCTCGCCGTGCATCACAGCCCGGTGCTCGGCAGCATCGTCTACGACATCAACAAGTTCAGCAACAACGTGATGGCGCGCAACCTGTTCCTGACGATCGGCGCGGTCAGCGGCAAGCCGCCCGCGACGCCCGAACAGTCGAGCCGCGCGATCCAGGCGTTCCTGCAGAAAAACGGGATCGCGATGCCGGACCTCGTGCTCGAAAACGGCTCGGGGCTGTCGCGCGAAGAGCACGTGAGCGCGCTGTCGCTCGCCGCGCTGTTGCAGGCTGCGAATGCGAGCCCTGTCGCGCAGGCGTTCATCGATTCGCTGCCGATCGCCGGCATCGACGGCACGATGAAGAACCGCCTCACCAACGCCGGCGTGCTCGGCAACGCGCACATCAAGACCGGCACGCTGCGCGACGTGCGCGCGATCGCCGGCTATGTCGCCGGCACCGACGGCCAGAGCTACATCGTCGTCAGCTTCATCAACAACGATCACGCGGAAGGCGCGCGCGCCGCGCACGACTCGCTGCTCGAATGGATCTACGCAGGCGCGCACTGA
- a CDS encoding ATP-binding protein, protein MRSIRHQLLIWLLAIVVAGVGAAGWLIYRQALAEANELFDYQLQEIAAALPSEPFSQVFGSRTNGDEGIVIQIWNRNGVLMYFSHPRAPIAPRAELGFSTERTDRGEWRVYGAIVGDNVVQLAQPLSVRNRLAANVALRTLWPLIVLLPFLGAAVWVIVGRGLAPLGRVTRAVEARRPEALDPLPDERLPLEVQPLVRALNGLLARLSAALDTQKAFVADAAHELRTPLAAVQIQAQLVARAKDDASRREAVADLQDGVTRATRLAEQLLALARAEPDGATMREPVDLQALLAECVAAHAPLAQRRGIDLGFEETRAASVVADVGALRVMFGNLLDNAVKYTPDGGRIDVSLTSDAAGRACVQIGDSGPGIPADERERVFDRFYRDSSARARTDLSGSGLGLAIVKRVAAQQGATVSLGDAAAGGLLVSVVFRNAEMPAEAPRQSESV, encoded by the coding sequence GTGAGGTCGATTCGTCATCAATTGCTGATCTGGCTGCTCGCGATCGTCGTCGCGGGCGTGGGCGCTGCGGGCTGGCTCATCTATCGGCAGGCGCTCGCCGAGGCGAACGAGCTGTTCGACTACCAGCTTCAGGAAATCGCCGCGGCGCTGCCGTCCGAGCCGTTCTCGCAGGTGTTCGGTTCGCGCACCAACGGCGACGAAGGCATCGTGATCCAGATCTGGAACCGCAACGGCGTGCTGATGTACTTCTCGCATCCGCGCGCACCGATCGCGCCGCGCGCGGAGCTCGGCTTCTCGACCGAGCGCACCGATCGCGGCGAATGGCGCGTGTACGGCGCGATCGTCGGCGACAACGTCGTGCAGCTCGCGCAGCCGCTGTCGGTGCGCAACCGGCTCGCGGCGAACGTCGCGCTGCGCACGCTGTGGCCGCTGATCGTGCTGCTGCCGTTCCTCGGCGCGGCCGTGTGGGTGATCGTCGGGCGCGGGCTCGCGCCGCTCGGCCGCGTGACGCGCGCGGTCGAGGCGCGCCGGCCGGAGGCGCTCGATCCGCTGCCCGACGAGCGCCTGCCGCTCGAGGTGCAGCCGCTCGTGCGGGCGCTGAACGGGCTGCTCGCGCGGCTGTCGGCCGCGCTCGACACGCAGAAGGCGTTCGTGGCCGACGCCGCGCACGAACTGCGCACGCCGCTCGCGGCCGTGCAGATCCAGGCGCAGCTCGTCGCCCGCGCGAAGGACGACGCGTCGCGTCGCGAGGCGGTCGCGGATCTCCAGGACGGCGTCACGCGTGCAACGCGCCTCGCGGAGCAGTTGCTCGCGCTGGCACGCGCCGAGCCGGACGGCGCGACGATGCGCGAACCGGTCGACCTGCAGGCGCTGCTTGCCGAATGCGTGGCCGCGCATGCGCCGCTCGCGCAGCGGCGCGGCATCGATCTCGGTTTCGAGGAGACGCGCGCGGCGAGCGTCGTCGCGGACGTCGGCGCGCTGCGCGTGATGTTCGGCAACCTGCTCGACAACGCGGTGAAGTACACGCCGGACGGCGGCCGCATCGACGTGTCGCTGACCTCCGACGCGGCCGGCCGCGCGTGCGTCCAGATCGGCGACAGCGGGCCCGGCATCCCGGCCGACGAGCGCGAGCGCGTGTTCGACCGCTTCTACCGCGACAGCTCCGCGCGGGCGCGCACCGACCTGTCGGGTAGCGGGCTCGGGCTGGCGATCGTCAAGCGCGTGGCGGCGCAGCAGGGCGCGACGGTGTCGCTCGGCGACGCGGCCGCGGGCGGCCTGCTCGTCAGCGTCGTGTTTCGCAACGCCGAGATGCCGGCCGAGGCGCCGCGGCAGTCCGAATCCGTGTGA
- a CDS encoding CoxG family protein: MELNDTLRVPLAPPVVREAFEDPALLRASFDHCESFVKLAHGEFALTITVPLGPLRARYDVRARAAGEQGDAEGQPRRVINFKARADGLGALRGQVELVLLPDDDANATCIEYVVWATASGPLAELPARQIENALREWTDDFFREFCAVVQAKHGLAPNRANPAAQRRQHVFLRPASLLAATKRPLPPHLGGALTGRAAGALHHRSSGPVPVWAWAAMIVFVALLLYAARWINGG; the protein is encoded by the coding sequence ATGGAACTGAACGACACGTTACGCGTCCCGCTCGCGCCGCCTGTCGTGCGGGAGGCCTTCGAGGATCCCGCATTGCTGCGGGCGAGCTTCGACCATTGCGAATCGTTCGTGAAGCTCGCGCACGGCGAGTTCGCGCTGACGATCACGGTGCCGCTCGGCCCGCTGCGTGCGCGCTACGACGTGCGTGCGCGTGCGGCCGGCGAGCAGGGCGACGCGGAAGGGCAGCCGCGCCGCGTGATCAATTTCAAGGCGCGGGCCGATGGCCTGGGCGCGCTGCGCGGCCAGGTCGAACTCGTGCTGCTGCCCGATGACGACGCGAACGCCACGTGCATCGAGTACGTGGTCTGGGCGACGGCAAGCGGGCCGCTCGCCGAGTTGCCGGCGCGGCAGATCGAGAACGCGCTGCGCGAGTGGACCGACGATTTCTTCCGCGAGTTCTGCGCGGTCGTGCAGGCGAAGCACGGTCTCGCGCCGAATCGTGCGAACCCGGCCGCGCAGCGGCGCCAGCACGTATTCCTGCGGCCGGCATCGCTGTTGGCCGCGACGAAGCGCCCGCTGCCGCCGCACCTCGGCGGCGCGCTGACCGGGCGTGCCGCCGGCGCGCTGCATCATCGCAGTTCCGGCCCGGTGCCTGTCTGGGCATGGGCGGCGATGATCGTGTTCGTCGCGCTGCTGCTTTATGCGGCGCGCTGGATCAACGGCGGCTGA